From Symphalangus syndactylus isolate Jambi chromosome 17, NHGRI_mSymSyn1-v2.1_pri, whole genome shotgun sequence, one genomic window encodes:
- the VASP gene encoding vasodilator-stimulated phosphoprotein isoform X2, with translation MSETVICSSRATVMLYDDGNKRWLPAGTGPQAFSRVQIYHNPTANSFRVVGRKMQPDQQVVINCAIVRGVKYNQATPNFHQWRDARQVWGLNFGSKEDAAQFAAGMASALEALEGVGPPPPPALPTWSVPNGPSPEEVEQQKRQQPGPSEHIERRVSNAGGPPAPPAGGPPPPPGPPPPPGPPPPPGLPPSGVPAGAHGAGGGPPPAPPLPAAQGPGGGGAGAPGLAAAIAGAKLRKVSKEEASGGPTAPKAESGRSGGGGLMEEMNAMLARRRKATQVGEKTPKDESANQEEPEARVPAQSESVRRPWEKNSTTLPRMKSSSSVTTSETQPCTPSSSDYLDLQRVKQELLEEVKKELQKVKEEIIEAFVQELRKRGSP, from the exons ATGAG TGAGACGGTCATCTGTTCCAGCCGGGCCACTGTGATGCTTTATGATGATGGCAACAAGCGATGGCTCCCTGCTGGCACAGGTCCCCAGGCCTTCAGCCGCGTCCAGATCTACCACAACCCCACGGCCAATTCCTTTCGCGTCGTGGGCCGGAAGATGCAGCCCGACCAGCAG GTGGTCATCAACTGTGCCATCGTCCGGGGCGTCAAGTATAATCAGGCCACCCCTAACTTCCATCAGTGGCGCGACGCTCGCCAGGTCTGGGGCCTCAACTTCGGCAGCAAGGAGGATGCGGCCCAGTTTGCCGCCGGCATGGCTAGTGCCCTAGAGGCATTGGAAG GAGTTGGgccccctccacccccagcacTTCCCACCTGGTCGGTCCCGAACGGCCCCTCCCCGGAGGAGGTGGAGCAGCAGAAAAG GCAGCAGCCTGGCCCCTCGGAGCACATAGAGCGCCGGGTCTCCAATGCAG GAGGCCCACCTGCTCCCCCCGCTGGGGGTCCACCCCCACCACCAGGACCTCCCCCTCCTCCAggtccccccccacccccaggtttGCCCCCCTCGGGGGTCCCAGCTGGAGCGCACGGAGCAGGGGGAGGACCACCCCCTGCACCCCCTCTCCCGGCAGCACAGGGCCCTGGTGGTGGGGGAGCTGGGGCCCCAGGCCTGGCCGCAGCTATTGCTGGAGCCAAACTCAGGAAAGTCAGCAAG GAGGAGGCCTCAGGGGGGCCCACAGCCCCCAAAGCTGAGAGCGGTCGAAGCGGAGGTGGGGGACTCATGGAAGAGATGAACGCCATGCTGGCCCGGAG AAGGAAAGCCACGCAGGTTGGGGAGAAAACCCCCAAGGATGAATCTGCCAAT CAGGAGGAGCCAGAGGCCAGAGTCCCGGCCCAGAGTG AATCTGTGCGGAGACCCTGGGAGAAGAACAGCACAACCTTGCCAAG GATGAAGTCGTCTTCTTCGGTGACCACTTCCGAGACCCAACCCTGCACGCCCAGCTCCAGTGATTACTTGGACCTACAGAGGGTGAAACAG
- the VASP gene encoding vasodilator-stimulated phosphoprotein isoform X1 — translation MSETVICSSRATVMLYDDGNKRWLPAGTGPQAFSRVQIYHNPTANSFRVVGRKMQPDQQVVINCAIVRGVKYNQATPNFHQWRDARQVWGLNFGSKEDAAQFAAGMASALEALEGVGPPPPPALPTWSVPNGPSPEEVEQQKRQQPGPSEHIERRVSNAGGPPAPPAGGPPPPPGPPPPPGPPPPPGLPPSGVPAGAHGAGGGPPPAPPLPAAQGPGGGGAGAPGLAAAIAGAKLRKVSKQEEASGGPTAPKAESGRSGGGGLMEEMNAMLARRRKATQVGEKTPKDESANQEEPEARVPAQSESVRRPWEKNSTTLPRMKSSSSVTTSETQPCTPSSSDYLDLQRVKQELLEEVKKELQKVKEEIIEAFVQELRKRGSP, via the exons ATGAG TGAGACGGTCATCTGTTCCAGCCGGGCCACTGTGATGCTTTATGATGATGGCAACAAGCGATGGCTCCCTGCTGGCACAGGTCCCCAGGCCTTCAGCCGCGTCCAGATCTACCACAACCCCACGGCCAATTCCTTTCGCGTCGTGGGCCGGAAGATGCAGCCCGACCAGCAG GTGGTCATCAACTGTGCCATCGTCCGGGGCGTCAAGTATAATCAGGCCACCCCTAACTTCCATCAGTGGCGCGACGCTCGCCAGGTCTGGGGCCTCAACTTCGGCAGCAAGGAGGATGCGGCCCAGTTTGCCGCCGGCATGGCTAGTGCCCTAGAGGCATTGGAAG GAGTTGGgccccctccacccccagcacTTCCCACCTGGTCGGTCCCGAACGGCCCCTCCCCGGAGGAGGTGGAGCAGCAGAAAAG GCAGCAGCCTGGCCCCTCGGAGCACATAGAGCGCCGGGTCTCCAATGCAG GAGGCCCACCTGCTCCCCCCGCTGGGGGTCCACCCCCACCACCAGGACCTCCCCCTCCTCCAggtccccccccacccccaggtttGCCCCCCTCGGGGGTCCCAGCTGGAGCGCACGGAGCAGGGGGAGGACCACCCCCTGCACCCCCTCTCCCGGCAGCACAGGGCCCTGGTGGTGGGGGAGCTGGGGCCCCAGGCCTGGCCGCAGCTATTGCTGGAGCCAAACTCAGGAAAGTCAGCAAG CAGGAGGAGGCCTCAGGGGGGCCCACAGCCCCCAAAGCTGAGAGCGGTCGAAGCGGAGGTGGGGGACTCATGGAAGAGATGAACGCCATGCTGGCCCGGAG AAGGAAAGCCACGCAGGTTGGGGAGAAAACCCCCAAGGATGAATCTGCCAAT CAGGAGGAGCCAGAGGCCAGAGTCCCGGCCCAGAGTG AATCTGTGCGGAGACCCTGGGAGAAGAACAGCACAACCTTGCCAAG GATGAAGTCGTCTTCTTCGGTGACCACTTCCGAGACCCAACCCTGCACGCCCAGCTCCAGTGATTACTTGGACCTACAGAGGGTGAAACAG
- the VASP gene encoding vasodilator-stimulated phosphoprotein isoform X3: MSETVICSSRATVMLYDDGNKRWLPAGTGPQAFSRVQIYHNPTANSFRVVGRKMQPDQQVVINCAIVRGVKYNQATPNFHQWRDARQVWGLNFGSKEDAAQFAAGMASALEALEGVGPPPPPALPTWSVPNGPSPEEVEQQKRQQPGPSEHIERRVSNAGGPPAPPAGGPPPPPGPPPPPGPPPPPGLPPSGVPAGAHGAGGGPPPAPPLPAAQGPGGGGAGAPGLAAAIAGAKLRKVSKQEEASGGPTAPKAESGRSGGGGLMEEMNAMLARRRKATQVGEKTPKDESANEEPEARVPAQSESVRRPWEKNSTTLPRMKSSSSVTTSETQPCTPSSSDYLDLQRVKQELLEEVKKELQKVKEEIIEAFVQELRKRGSP; this comes from the exons ATGAG TGAGACGGTCATCTGTTCCAGCCGGGCCACTGTGATGCTTTATGATGATGGCAACAAGCGATGGCTCCCTGCTGGCACAGGTCCCCAGGCCTTCAGCCGCGTCCAGATCTACCACAACCCCACGGCCAATTCCTTTCGCGTCGTGGGCCGGAAGATGCAGCCCGACCAGCAG GTGGTCATCAACTGTGCCATCGTCCGGGGCGTCAAGTATAATCAGGCCACCCCTAACTTCCATCAGTGGCGCGACGCTCGCCAGGTCTGGGGCCTCAACTTCGGCAGCAAGGAGGATGCGGCCCAGTTTGCCGCCGGCATGGCTAGTGCCCTAGAGGCATTGGAAG GAGTTGGgccccctccacccccagcacTTCCCACCTGGTCGGTCCCGAACGGCCCCTCCCCGGAGGAGGTGGAGCAGCAGAAAAG GCAGCAGCCTGGCCCCTCGGAGCACATAGAGCGCCGGGTCTCCAATGCAG GAGGCCCACCTGCTCCCCCCGCTGGGGGTCCACCCCCACCACCAGGACCTCCCCCTCCTCCAggtccccccccacccccaggtttGCCCCCCTCGGGGGTCCCAGCTGGAGCGCACGGAGCAGGGGGAGGACCACCCCCTGCACCCCCTCTCCCGGCAGCACAGGGCCCTGGTGGTGGGGGAGCTGGGGCCCCAGGCCTGGCCGCAGCTATTGCTGGAGCCAAACTCAGGAAAGTCAGCAAG CAGGAGGAGGCCTCAGGGGGGCCCACAGCCCCCAAAGCTGAGAGCGGTCGAAGCGGAGGTGGGGGACTCATGGAAGAGATGAACGCCATGCTGGCCCGGAG AAGGAAAGCCACGCAGGTTGGGGAGAAAACCCCCAAGGATGAATCTGCCAAT GAGGAGCCAGAGGCCAGAGTCCCGGCCCAGAGTG AATCTGTGCGGAGACCCTGGGAGAAGAACAGCACAACCTTGCCAAG GATGAAGTCGTCTTCTTCGGTGACCACTTCCGAGACCCAACCCTGCACGCCCAGCTCCAGTGATTACTTGGACCTACAGAGGGTGAAACAG
- the VASP gene encoding vasodilator-stimulated phosphoprotein isoform X4: protein MSETVICSSRATVMLYDDGNKRWLPAGTGPQAFSRVQIYHNPTANSFRVVGRKMQPDQQVVINCAIVRGVKYNQATPNFHQWRDARQVWGLNFGSKEDAAQFAAGMASALEALEGVGPPPPPALPTWSVPNGPSPEEVEQQKRQQPGPSEHIERRVSNAGGPPAPPAGGPPPPPGPPPPPGPPPPPGLPPSGVPAGAHGAGGGPPPAPPLPAAQGPGGGGAGAPGLAAAIAGAKLRKVSKEEASGGPTAPKAESGRSGGGGLMEEMNAMLARRRKATQVGEKTPKDESANEEPEARVPAQSESVRRPWEKNSTTLPRMKSSSSVTTSETQPCTPSSSDYLDLQRVKQELLEEVKKELQKVKEEIIEAFVQELRKRGSP, encoded by the exons ATGAG TGAGACGGTCATCTGTTCCAGCCGGGCCACTGTGATGCTTTATGATGATGGCAACAAGCGATGGCTCCCTGCTGGCACAGGTCCCCAGGCCTTCAGCCGCGTCCAGATCTACCACAACCCCACGGCCAATTCCTTTCGCGTCGTGGGCCGGAAGATGCAGCCCGACCAGCAG GTGGTCATCAACTGTGCCATCGTCCGGGGCGTCAAGTATAATCAGGCCACCCCTAACTTCCATCAGTGGCGCGACGCTCGCCAGGTCTGGGGCCTCAACTTCGGCAGCAAGGAGGATGCGGCCCAGTTTGCCGCCGGCATGGCTAGTGCCCTAGAGGCATTGGAAG GAGTTGGgccccctccacccccagcacTTCCCACCTGGTCGGTCCCGAACGGCCCCTCCCCGGAGGAGGTGGAGCAGCAGAAAAG GCAGCAGCCTGGCCCCTCGGAGCACATAGAGCGCCGGGTCTCCAATGCAG GAGGCCCACCTGCTCCCCCCGCTGGGGGTCCACCCCCACCACCAGGACCTCCCCCTCCTCCAggtccccccccacccccaggtttGCCCCCCTCGGGGGTCCCAGCTGGAGCGCACGGAGCAGGGGGAGGACCACCCCCTGCACCCCCTCTCCCGGCAGCACAGGGCCCTGGTGGTGGGGGAGCTGGGGCCCCAGGCCTGGCCGCAGCTATTGCTGGAGCCAAACTCAGGAAAGTCAGCAAG GAGGAGGCCTCAGGGGGGCCCACAGCCCCCAAAGCTGAGAGCGGTCGAAGCGGAGGTGGGGGACTCATGGAAGAGATGAACGCCATGCTGGCCCGGAG AAGGAAAGCCACGCAGGTTGGGGAGAAAACCCCCAAGGATGAATCTGCCAAT GAGGAGCCAGAGGCCAGAGTCCCGGCCCAGAGTG AATCTGTGCGGAGACCCTGGGAGAAGAACAGCACAACCTTGCCAAG GATGAAGTCGTCTTCTTCGGTGACCACTTCCGAGACCCAACCCTGCACGCCCAGCTCCAGTGATTACTTGGACCTACAGAGGGTGAAACAG